Genomic DNA from Salvia miltiorrhiza cultivar Shanhuang (shh) chromosome 1, IMPLAD_Smil_shh, whole genome shotgun sequence:
GAAAAATCGAGAAGAAACTACAGTTCCGGAAAGGTCTTCATATTTGAGTTTACAGGGAAAAGAATAAGCAGCGCAAACATACTGTTAACTAAAGTCTTCATGGATATCCAAGCTACCTGAGATAGTAGCTATGGAAACATCCGTTGGATTTTCATGCAGAAAAAACAATTTCTTGATAATAGATACAGTAGGGACATAGATGCTTTCTATATATAAACTTTAGTTCAAATACATACAAAGGACATAAATGCAGAACCTTTTAAGTTAACCACAATGGGAGATACCTTCATGTTTGTATCTAATGTTTTGGAATCATAATGCCAATAGGTTGCAATGACAAAGAAACGGTACAACCTGAGCAGCAAATGCCTCTTTAAACAAAATATGTCTCTACAGAGAGTTCAACATTCATGGAAGGAAATGACAATCCATTGTGATATTGACCATTATTTATTGCACAAATGATAGGCAAGCATTCATGGAAACCGAATTCATATCACACATGATATTGGTACTAAATCAACAATGTAATACAAACTTACAGAAAATAGTGGTTTAAAATGCTGAAGGCTTATTTTTAAGGTTTGGCTGGAAAATTTTCTTTCACAGTTCAGCATTCTGCTAATTCAGTGTATATACTTGACACCTTTGCACATGCTCCACAAAGTAACATTCAGGGAAATCCAAACACCAAACACGTATGTAAAGATAATGCTAATACAAACCCAAAGGAAGCATTAAACAAAAGTAGAAACATTCTAAATATGAAGTGGAATTCACTTTTGAAACCAATATTAGATTATAACCTCTCTTCTTGTCAAGTACCGTACCTTAGGCAAAACAGTGCATTGTGATCGGTTTCTCGTTGTGTCAAAACCATGTGAAACAGCTGCAGCAAAGGCACCAGAAACTCCAGCCGAGAGGCTAACAGCCACTGGAGACAATGGGCCAACTTCACTGTCATACCTGAAATCATTTATAGAGTGAGGAAAGAAGATAAATAACAGCCGGTTTGAACACAATTCTAGTTATGTCCTACAAAATTCACAAACAGGCAGACCTTTAAAACTGAAGCTAAACAAATGCTGACTAATAACAacacaatttaatataaaaagaaaaaaataaataatgccATCATGACTGCAATTGCGGACATAGCTATCACATATTGATATTTTTACATTACTTGCAAGTAAAGAACCTAGCAGGAAAATTCAATATACCGGCAACCATGAACGCAAGCTAGAAATCTTGAGTTATTAGCAACCAAATCCATAAAATGGAAAGCCTTTAAGATTCACATCTCTACAGAATCATCATTACAGAAATCATATTTTCCTCAGAACTGCTGATGAGTTAATAATTCTTTATTTGCAACAATATGCAGACCTGATGAGGACATGCTTTTAGGTAAGAAAATCAGGAAATAATTCTTTCTTTCGAAAGATCAATTGATCACATAATGGGTAATCAGCAAATGATGAAAATCAAACCTTGGAATAGGATCCATATTCACAGCTTTCCAGTTGAGCATGACTTCGTGTAGAAATTGCCAGCTTCCAAAAAATAAGCCACCAAAAATGGAATCTCTCACTATACCAGATCTATAACCTCTCCACAGAGCTGTCCAACCTTCCAAAGAAACGATTTCTAATAATGTTCGGACATTGCTAACAGGAGGTGGTTTCCCGGATCCTGTCATCATCCATGGGTACTCTTTCAAAGAATCCAATATATTTCCATTTCTAGTGGTCAAGGTGGACAAAAGGGAAATGGATTTGCTCATTGCAGTCATATCCAGGGAACATCTGGGAAGTAATCTCGAAACTAAAGGAGGAACAACACTCTTTTCAACAATGGAAGGCGGGGTTGTAATGCGAGAAGCAGAAGCAACCTGAGCACGAACTTTAATCATTTCAAATGGAGAGCTTACAAGTGATTCAACAGTTCCAGAAGCAAATCCTGCCAGCATAGCCTCAGAGAGAAGTAAATGATCATCCTCACGACCATCTGATTAGGAAAGATTGGGGTAAGCAAAAGATCATCTTTAATATGCAACAAAATATGGTTAGAAAGACACAACACAATGAAGAAGAAGCAGTCTCGCTACCATAACATACTAATATTTCTCACTCGTGCATTAATCTGTAAGTCTACATGCCTCACGGAAAGGAACAGAGATGTTCAGCTGATGACTCAATACAGTAGTTACAAAGTACACAAAGGGTTAAACCAGCAGAAGCTTCAGCCAAAAGACCAGTTAACCACAGAACAGAACCAGTAACATATTATCAAAATAGGAAATACATTAGAACGAACTCCTTCAACTAGCGGTAGTAAGAAAGGAGAAACGTTTGAAGCAAGTGCCaacaaggaaataatctgcAAAGGTCAAACACATATTTGAATCCTACCAAAAAACTGatggatcaaacacatactccctccgtcccagaaGAGTATGCTCACTTTCCTTTTTCATCCGTCCCACAAAGCATGCAAAACCCATTTTTGGACACGGCCCCACCCCTAACCCcttatttttatcctcattttCAACACTTGTTACAACTTTACCAATATGACCTACCATTATTTATCCACTCCACTCACAAAAGTGgacccctttctccactcacaacacactcatcTAACATTGATTAAAACGCGTGCTGAACAAACTAAGCATACTCTTCTAGTCttctgggacggagggagtattacaatCCTACTTAAGCATAGAAGACCATTTCTCACACTGTGATTTTATCACCAAAAAGATTAAAGATAGAACATAATCTCTGTCAGCTGCATAGCACCACTGAAGGCTCAGTGCCCCCAAGCAGAGAGAAGGAAACTAAGACAATGATGTTTCTTGTAATACCCATAGTTATCAATAGTGCAAATCGCGCTAGCAATCGTGCATCGCGTCGCGCACGCATATCGCACCGCATCAAGATGCAGAGGTTAATGTTTAATAGCAAGCGCTATATGCGCTATTTTGATCGCGCATTGCGCAAAATAGAGCGCTATTGAACAATTTTCTGCATGGGCTATTATATACTGCACGGGCTTGGGCTTTTAATATTAGGGTTTAAAGTTATAGATAACTTATAAATTAAGTCTGCTCTGATTGTCCAACTCCAACTGCATGATAGACTCTTCGGTTCTTTTCTTTTAAAGTTTTACGTTTCTGTTTCTTTCTTCCTCTAATCCCAAGCGACAGACAGACTCTTTGGTTCTTGAAGAACCGTTCTTCACTTCTTCCTGATCTCTTCACGTTCTTCTCATATTCATCACTTCTACTTCTTCTCCTCTTCTCATATTCAGTTCCTATTCTATAGCAAGTtcaaccctaaaccctgaaatTAAGTTTTTATGACTGTATCTTTTTATTAACTAGACATATTATACatgtttttcttattattatgatatatatgtttttatatatttctGTGCAATATATTCAAATAGCGTGCGCGATAGCGCTAGGATAGCTTTGCACGATTGTGCGCGATGCGCGATTAATAACTATGGTAACACCAACTCAAAATTAGAGAATTTTCGTAAAGCTGTTTACTGATTTTTCTAATTGTATCGCCTCCCAACAATGATTTTGATTACACAAAGAAATTTATGATTCTAACTCATTCATCTTACCATCACTACTCTTTTGTAGTCTCACTACAAGCATCTGCTTCTACCTTTCTTCGCCTCATAATCTTTTCATTTTAATGATTTGGCATCGACCAGCATACAAATCATGATGCTTGACAGAGCTTCTCTAATTGAAGTACTAGTTTCAGTAATTATCCTTATGCCTTCAAGTTCTTTTGGTTTGATAGAAATTAGTTTAATTATTGCATGTGATCATATAGACAAAGCTAAAAGTTGACGATTTTAAGGAAGCCTTAAAAAGGCTCAACTTAACTCAAAAAATGTTTCTTAAAAACTGTACATGCAGGTTTTCTAGCATGGATCCTGCGTTGCATATTACTCATGCCCAAGGCAGGTACCATTATCTAATGGCGCCAAGTGCCTTGAGATTACATTCTCAGTACTCTATGGTCATAAAGATGTGTGTCAGTTTAGTTCCTAATAAGTCTTCATCACTgacttaattttatttgttctgCTATCTTGGTTAGAGTGATCTCTTAATCAATGCAGAGGTGACACCAGCATATATGGCCAGAAAGCAAAATTCACAAAGAGAAGATAAAATGAACAAAAGAAACACAGAAAATTTGAAGTTACCCTCGTAGAATGCGGTCAATATCTCATAAACGCCAAAGCGAACACCAAGACCCAATGTTCTTCCCATAATCAGCCACCCAACGCCATTATACAAACCTGACATAAACATGAAAGACAAAAATTTGAATGCCACAGCACtgaattttatgcttgtataagCAATGTATGAACCACATTTCGCCGTGCAAGGAAACCAGACTATATTTAAGTTGTTAACAGATCCAGTTAAAAATACCAACATGAaagggtgtttttttttttctttttctttatcaaGTTTAGCTTAACTTCAGATTCCTGCTTGTTCTTGACAACACATAGATATCTTGAAGCTGACAATTGCCACATTTCCCAATGTTACGAAGTTGTTGAATTCTCTCCCTTTCATCTCAGTCCTccacatttttttccttttttaggtTGAGTATAATTCGTATCTAGTTTAGACAGTTTCTGATCCCACGCAAAGCACAAGGCCTAGGCACAAAAAATATGATCAACAAGTACTGAAAAACAACTTTTATAGTTACAAATATGAGCATGGTTCGGAAAGTGGTACAAGGAAGATGAAGTAATATTATACTTCAGCATGCTCGGTTCACAGACtgaatctttgaagagattggTAGCTTCAGAATTACCTGAATATCCTGATAAAACTCGCACTCTGTAAAGAACATCAGCCGCAGTCAACGGTCTCTTACCAGTGGAGCCAACCTGTTTTTAATGCATCACATTAGTAATTAGTGATCTAGTAAGAATAACGACAAAGATTGTCCATGGATATCTACAAAAGCAACAAGTAAAGATACGATTTACATATTTGAAACCTGCATCAAGGCTTTGAGAGTGTCCAGCGGGTATGTCACGGCAGTGCCTAGGGCCACGGACGCCGCGGCGGCCGCGGCGTGCACCGCGAATGTCTTGTTATTCAACAATTCGTTCATCCCCACAGAATTAAACTGACGAGCTCACTCGAAATTTCAACGACGGTGGTTCTTACACGTCAGTTTTTGAGAAATCCAAAAACCGCGAGATTTACACGAAGTCTCCATTCTCGAAgttaaattccatcttcctcaAGCTAATGCTACCTGTGCCCTAGGCGGCTGAGCCTAAAAGCTTGAACACCGCTCGCCTTCGAGAAGAAACCGAAATTGTGAGCAGCAGAGAAGAAAACAGCAGAAATCGATAACTAATACTCAGTTAGCCTGCGGCGGCGACGCTGTGCGTTTCTACGTTTCAGCTGATATTTCCCGCTCTACACTTGTCCTTGTCCCCTTTTTCTCCATTTTCATTTCAGTTCATCTCTGAGCCTCTGCTTTATATATGTTGCGATCCGAGTTAAATGGGCCTATTTCCTTCAAATGATGGGCTTTTGTGTTTTGCCTtcttttaaagagcttataaatttaACTTAAAGAATATATAATTGAGTCAGAATTTAGGTTTATTCCACCAACCCTAAGCAGAAGGCAGTTTAGGTTTAGGAGCAAAGACGAAAATGGTGGAGAAGGGTAGCAAGGTGAGGAAGGAGGAGGTGGTCTTTAGGGAGTACACCATCAACCTTCACAAGCGCCTCCATGGATGCACCTTCAAAAAAAAGGCTACAAATGCTATAAAGGAAATCAGAAAGTTTGCCCAGAAAGCCATGTGAACTACAGATGTGAGAATTGATGTCAAGTTGAACAAACATATTTGGAGCCGTGGAATCCACAGTGTTCCGAGAAGGATTCGTGTCCGAATTGCAAGAAAGAGGAACGATGATGAGGATGCCAAGGAGGAGCTCTACTCTTTGGTTACCGTCGCCGAAATTCCACAAGAGGGCTTCAAGGGATTGGGCACTGCCgtcattgaagaagaagaagaagactaacttttttttattttgctctACTCCAGGATTTTTATGTTTAGTGATTCTTCAATTCAACCTGTTTTGCTACATTTGTACGACATTTGGAATTCATTCTGGTACTATTTactgtgttttttttttgtttattcacTATTGGATTGACAGGAATTTCCTAGTTTGATTCTAAACAATTGATATAGCATGCAACATGTTTGATGGAAATCCTCAGTGAACTATGTGATAAATTTCGAGATGCGGTTTTGCAATGCCAATGCTTCTCGAGTGTCTCGCATGCGTCGAGCATAATCAATATGAATCATAGAAACTTGTGCTGCTTTCCTCAACTCACAATTCATCAAGTAAAAGATGCTAAAattgaaaactaggaaccatcAAAAACACAATCTTGTTTCCCTTGGTGGGAAAAGAACAAGTTCATATTCTTCCAACAGATGTCTTGAAGCAATTTTGTTCTGGTGGTGATTCTTATCTAACTGGTGTTAGATACTCTCAAAAAAATCACTAGTTGCAGAATTTTCTTCATAGTTTCCGGCTCTCTCTTCACTTCATCTGTGTGTGTAGTTGGAATGTTTATGCAAAACAATCTCGGTAGAAGCTTACCATGCTGCACCGTAAACGTTTGGAATGTATTGATAAGAGTTGTATTGTTGCAAATTTGCTAATCCTACTTGTCCATGCATGCCGTCTCTTGTATATTGCTGCCACAATAGTTGCTCTTGTAATAACAACCGTTGATTCCTCTCTAGCTCAGACATTTGCACGTAGGCAGGTGGCGCTATGGCAAGAGAAGCTGCAAAAGGGTCGTTGTGTGGTGAGTAAGTGTTGGATCCTGGTGATGGTAGTGCCGGCAAGGCCTGTGTGGCAGACCCTAGTGCCACGCTGCTAGCACTTCCGGTGGCATAGAAAGCTCCTATGTGTGCCATTGTCCCATATTGGTACATGCCATCAAGAATCAATGGATCAAAGCCTTGAGGAAGAGATGGCCTCTGGTTTGACAGATGACTGGCAGACTGAACTAGCGCCGTCTCCCAATCCCCTGATTCGGAATCCTTGAAGGCTTCCCACGGCGGGATTGTGCTTGCAGGAGCAGTTGTGGGCGGATAGCCATCAAACAAGGCTAAAGCCAATTGATCCCCTAAATCTTGAGGCGTTGGGGCGTCGTCATACAGGTTCAGTAGATCACCTTCTTGTTGAGTTTGAGTTTTCTTATCTTGTTGTGGTTCAGGAGTGACGTTTACTTGGTCTGCTGTTTCTTCCATAATTGGTGACAAGGCTTTTTGAGGCTCTGTCCACACTTGTTCAGCGGGGCCGGGCTTTGGCTCAATGGCCATCCTGGTGTGCAGCATAGATGATTTGTGGCGAATGAAGTCGTTCATCATGTCAAGTTTTGGCTGGGAGATCTTCTCAACGTTAGGATAGTCGGGGAAACGCATGATTCCGGCAGTTTTGCACCAGTTGTAGAAGCAATCAAGGTCGTCGTACTGGTTGGAGACGCAAGAGAAGATGTCGTGGACTTGCATCATGTCAGGTACGTCCATCTGCATAAAACGCTCTATCAACGTCCCTAGTATTTCTGTTATGCAATGGTAGATTTGAAAGCTTTCTTTCAAAATGGGATATAGTGCCACAACCACAATTCTGTTATGCTTAGCACCACCTACAACACAAAATTTATAAGCATCTAACAAAGATTACTCAAATTTAGGtacattttattaatatatgatTATGAATATACATATACCTGTTGGCCTGCATGCTAAAAACCTCTCAAGAAGTTGCATGAGATGATCAGCCCTGCAGAAGACGGCCTCATTCTCCATCTCAGACACCAGAGGAGCCCTCACCACCACGGcgtcctcttcctcctccaccTTATAATCTCTGCCCCTCTCCGCGTGGCCCTGCATCCTGAACTCGAGGAGCTCGTCCAAGTACAAGGCATACGTGCGGACAAACGCAGAGTAGTCCCATGCCTTCCTTGATGAGTCCCGAAAATCACACATGTTGAGGAAGCGCGTCCCACGCCTCGTGGTGAAGAATATCTCCTGCTCAAAGGCGGAGCCGCCCTGGGAGAGGAGGCGCTGGACGAGCAGGAGCGCTTTCAGGGCCACCACCCAGTTCTTGGTCCTGTTGAGGCGCCTGGCAATGATGCCGATGCATGAGTTGACCATGGCGTGCGAGTAGCACGTAAGGCTGAGGATCTCGGCCACATAGCACTGGTTGGGTGGGTTCTGGCCATGGCGGGTGGCTTTGACGATGGCAACTTCGAGGTCGGAGAGGGAGCTGCTACCGGCGACCTTGGCCAGGCCAATGCTGGTTTGATCCTTCACTGCTCCGATAACTTGTCTGATCTTGCTCGGGGCCATGCGCAATCCAACGGTGATGAACTCTTATTTGCTGAGATTGATTGATTCTTCAACTTTTTTTCACTTGTTCAGGATGCAAGAATGAGGATCCAATGTTGTGTGGAACGAGGGGCGGAGaaagaagaaaggagaagaGAATTACCTTTTTCGATTCAAGAATCAAAACAGGTACAACTCCTGTTtgtttcttcttctctctctgtGTCTCTCTCTATCTTCCTCACAATCTTCTTCATCTCCTCTTTGATTTTTGGTTATTTGAGTTTCAAAAATTGACCTCAAATTTAGCATGAAATCCGGACGCCCAGTGGAAGTCAAGTTTGTGGTACAAATACAAATACTATTATCATTCTTTATGGAATAACTCTAGGATATTTTGAGTCACTTTACATGATTACTGATTAATGGGTAATCTCGTCTTTTTAACTCCAGCTAAATTTGTGATTAAACACTAATTaaatgcattaaattgtggatACTAGATTTGTATGTTCTAAGTAATTAAAAGAGTGACTAAAAACAACAGCAAAAAATGGTTTCTCGTAATTATGTTTGGATTTTATGCTTTATTCTATGACTCTTTTTCATTAACATATACTCCATATATTGATAAAAACGAAACAACCCAACCAAATATGAACATGACCTGTAAAAGGGAGAAGATAATTGTATCATATTAGGTAAGGTTTTGAATAATTCTTTGTTTAGTGTCAATAATTCCTCACCTATTCTGACGCTAAGACCGAATCAAACTTAACCACATAAATTATGAAAGTTTGAAGTTGTGATAACTTTTTGAAAAGACAAATCTATAATAAAATGAAACTAATACTATTAAGATTAGATCGATTTCGTTGGCAATGAAAGTTCTAACGAGCAAAATAAAGCCGACCTAAACTGTGGTTTAACGTTTTCTCAAGGAATCTTCCAATTAAAAAAGAACTTAGCAGAAAGCAGTATGCAAATAAAATCCATACAACTAAATGTTTAATCCATAAATACAATTTACAAAATATGATGATTTATTTGAACGAAATTCCCTAATTGGTGGTGTCTCATTTATAATAAATCAATCGAAAGTTGCACAAGTCCGCCTGATGGTGCCCTGCAGTCCGGTGAGCACGCCGATCCTGCCCATCCTCACCATCGAGTCGGCGAAATCCGACTCGAAAGACGGCGCGAACAAGGGCGCGAAATAGGAGTCGATGACGGCCTTGGTGGCGTCGTCTTGATAGAGGGCGGCGTCGGACTGCAGCACTGCAAAGCCGCTCCTAATATTCTGCAGGATTTGGCTGTCGAATACTTGCTCGCTACCCCTGTCGATCGGCAGCCTCACGTTCACGTCGCCGTTTTTCGGACACATCGACTTTAGCTCCGGCAGGAACGACGGGTTTATCGACGGATCGGAGCCGCCGTCGGCCGGGAAGTTGTAGAGTCTGTTGCTCATGAAGAAGCATGCGGTTGTGCCGATTGTGTGCGCACCTGAAATCCCCCAAATTAATTGCTTTCGTCAATTTATCACTAACAAGATTGAAACTTTAAACCAAGAATTTATTCAACAAGTTATAAATTTATCGCATATATATACAATCATGCAAATATAGTtcttattttagtttttaaccacaaataattttttaaatcatGCAACATAGTTCTTAAAAAAACTTTTTCATTTGCTCATAATAAAACTAAATCTGTGTCTACAGGCGGACAAGACTCATCATGATCTAAACCCGTAGGACCGACATTGGCTATTCATAATCATATAAATAGTTTCTCTTTCACATAAAAAGCGATTAAAGTAATACAAAAATATCTTACATGTATATGATAATGGTTTCCAATATTGCGTGTGGTGATCATCACAACTTgcatctttatttaattttcacatGCCCGTCATGTATCAATCCTATTCTAATTAATTTCAGTGCTTTCCTTTTATGGCCCATCATTATAATTATGATCACATGCATGGACATTATCATCCCTAATTTTTCCGTAATTATTAAGTTGGGATTTTGATTATAAAGATTTGGGAATTTCCAGATCGGACCAATTGGATAATAAATCGGACGTTTGttatatttcaaattataaatGTGTTAAATAGATAACCAATAATATAAGACCACcgtcagaaaaataaaaaataataaacaat
This window encodes:
- the LOC131018540 gene encoding mitochondrial arginine transporter BAC2; protein product: MNELLNNKTFAVHAAAAAASVALGTAVTYPLDTLKALMQVGSTGKRPLTAADVLYRVRVLSGYSGLYNGVGWLIMGRTLGLGVRFGVYEILTAFYEDGREDDHLLLSEAMLAGFASGTVESLVSSPFEMIKVRAQVASASRITTPPSIVEKSVVPPLVSRLLPRCSLDMTAMSKSISLLSTLTTRNGNILDSLKEYPWMMTGSGKPPPVSNVRTLLEIVSLEGWTALWRGYRSGIVRDSIFGGLFFGSWQFLHEVMLNWKAVNMDPIPRYDSEVGPLSPVAVSLSAGVSGAFAAAVSHGFDTTRNRSQCTVLPKYLLLERKFLMWPKRGNRFERLTGIHPADRNLLLNGIGLRMARCGLASSIIVGSYFFAINHLVPS
- the LOC131018536 gene encoding putative clathrin assembly protein At1g03050 is translated as MAPSKIRQVIGAVKDQTSIGLAKVAGSSSLSDLEVAIVKATRHGQNPPNQCYVAEILSLTCYSHAMVNSCIGIIARRLNRTKNWVVALKALLLVQRLLSQGGSAFEQEIFFTTRRGTRFLNMCDFRDSSRKAWDYSAFVRTYALYLDELLEFRMQGHAERGRDYKVEEEEDAVVVRAPLVSEMENEAVFCRADHLMQLLERFLACRPTGGAKHNRIVVVALYPILKESFQIYHCITEILGTLIERFMQMDVPDMMQVHDIFSCVSNQYDDLDCFYNWCKTAGIMRFPDYPNVEKISQPKLDMMNDFIRHKSSMLHTRMAIEPKPGPAEQVWTEPQKALSPIMEETADQVNVTPEPQQDKKTQTQQEGDLLNLYDDAPTPQDLGDQLALALFDGYPPTTAPASTIPPWEAFKDSESGDWETALVQSASHLSNQRPSLPQGFDPLILDGMYQYGTMAHIGAFYATGSASSVALGSATQALPALPSPGSNTYSPHNDPFAASLAIAPPAYVQMSELERNQRLLLQEQLLWQQYTRDGMHGQVGLANLQQYNSYQYIPNVYGAAW